The segment ACCTTGCCTTTGGGATGGGACAGCAGATATTCCCGCTCCAGCCCGCCGACTCCGCCGTACTTCACCTGCCGGCTGGCGGTCTGTTTGAGGGTCATTCCTCCGCCCTTGATCCCGCCTTCGAACTTCTGGAATTCCTGCTGGGGAGTGACCGCCATGCCACCCTTGCCCACGAATAGCAGCCGCATCAGGGTGGCCGGGGGCTTCTTGCCCGATACCAGGCTGACTCCACTGGCCCCATCGTCAAATTTCACCCCGAGCCAGCCCTTGGGCAGACTGACGGTAAATGGTAATTTGGCATCTTTGAAGGGCGTCAGCGTCTGGGCACTGGCCGACGCGCTTAGCAGCAGGACAGGAAGAAGGACTCGGCACACTTTCATGGTCTGCAACGTACCAGCCGAATGTGAGGATCGCCCGGAGCCCTGGGCCTGCACAGCGGTCGCCGTCAGTTTCCGGAGGCGTCCGGTCCCACCAGGCTGGGACGAGGCCACAGACGCAGGTTGGCCGGGCCCGCCGAGTCCCGCAGGTGCACCAGACCATAGGCGCGGCTGTCCAGGCTCGCCCCAAGCTGGCGGTTGTCTCCCAGGACCCAGACCTTCCCGGGCGGCACTGTCACCGGCGGCTGGTCGTTCATAAAACCCTCGCTGCCGTGAGGATCAGGCGCAACCCGGCCATTGACCACCAGGCGGCTGTCCTCGATCGCCACCGTGTCACCCGGAAGGCCCATCACCCGCTTGATGTTGTAGGGGCGGTACCGGATTCCCCACCGCGTCTCGTAGCTGTAGGGACTGTCCGCTGGTCCTTTGAAGATCAGAACGTCACCCCGCTTCGGATACGGGGTGGGGACTCCCCAGGCCTGCAGCCAGCGGGGATATTTGAGCAGCACCAGCAGGTCGCCATGCTGTAGCGTACGCTGCATACTTTCGCCGTCCACCCGCGCCAGGGTGCCCACAAAGGTCGTCAGCAGATACACCGGCAGCAAGGCGCCCACAATCCAGGTCCGCCAGGCGGCCCGCAGCTCGTGACCGAAACCATGCCGCGCACGAGAGGAGGAAGGGGGCGGGACCGGCACGGCAGGCAGGCTAGCAGAGCCGAGAGCGGCGCTGCGCGGACCCACTCTGTCCTCAAACAGCAAGGCCGGCACCTTCATGCACACTTCAGACTGTGGCGGTTCGTCCTGGGGAGGCGGGTAGTCTGACCCCCATGACCGCCGAAGGACTGATCGTCGATAAGTACCATGAGGGCACCGGACCCGCCGCCCAGGCTGGAAAAATGGTGCGGGTGCACTACACCGGCACACTGGAAAACGGCCAGAAGTTCGATTCCAGCCGCGACCGGGGCGAGCCCATCGAGTTTCCGTTAGGCGTCGGTTACGTCATTCCCGGGTGGGATCAGGGCATTGCTCAGTTGCGGGTGGGAGACAAGGCCAGGCTGACCGTGCCCGCCCACCTGGGCTACGGAGCCGCAGGCGTGCCCGGAGTGATTCCAGGTGGCGCGACCCTGATTTTCGATGTCGAGCTGGTCGACGTCCGCTAAGCACCAGAGGCGGAAACCAGATCCATTACCCGGGGGCCGGACGTCATTGTCCGGCCCTCACGCATTGCGGGCGGGTGAGGGTCTGTGCCCTACTGGCTCTCTTCGTCCGAATCGCTCTTCCCCGTGTAATTTCCCTGTTCGTCCAACAGGCCTTGCTGGTCGGTGGTCATGCTGGTCCCAGGGCTGTCCTGGACCACTCCACGGTCACTCTGGGGCAGGTGGGCAATGTCTTCCGAATCGGTGCTGCGCTGCCCCTCGGGACGGTCGGGGTACTCGTCGCTGTGGCGTCCAGTCATGTCGGTACCCTAGGTTGCCTGCCCGTGGGCCAGGGTGTGGGGGGAGTCAAGAGACATTTACGTGGCCAACGAGAACCGCCACTTCAGCACCCTGACGCAGTCAGCACGCAGGCTCAGTCAGCATCTAGACTCTGCTGGTGACCAAAACTCCCCTGCACGTGATTCTGGACGGCGACCCGGGCCTGGACGACGCTGTGGCGTGGCTGCTGGCGTTGGCCAGTCCCGAACTGAAGGTGCTGGGCGTGACCACCGTGCACGGAAATGTGGATCTGTCGCTGACCACCCGAAATGCCGGAGTGACACTGGCCCTAGGCAAAAGCACCGACGTGCCCGTCTATGCCGGGGCGGACCGGCCGCTGATCCGCGAGCTGATGGGCGCGGCTGCGGTTCATGGGGACACGGGTCTGCCGGCCAACGGACTGCCCGACCCGTACCGTGAACCAGAGGCGGAACACGCCGTGAACTATCTGATCCGAGCGGCCCGTGAACAGCCCGGGGAAGTGACACTGATCGCCACCGGGCCACTGACCAATGTGGCGCTGGCCTTCCGCATGGAGCCTGCCTTGCCGCAGCTTCTGCGTGAGGTGATGTGGATGGGCGGCAGCACGGCCCATGGCAACCGCACCCCGGCAGCCGAATTCAATGTGCTGGCCGATCCACATGCCGCAGATGTCGTGTTCAGGTCAGGAGCAGCCCTGCGAATGGTCGGACTGAACGTCACCATGCAGTGCGTGGCCACGCCAGACCGGGTCGAGGCCCTGCGTCAGCTCGGCACGCCGGTGGGTCTTGCCTGCGCCGAGATGCTGACGTTCTACGCGGCAGCCTACCGACGTCGCTACAACCTGAGCGGCGGCGCCCTGCATGATCCGCTGGCAGTGGCGGCTGTGTTGTGGCCTGACCTGCTGACCTGGCAGGCCATGCACGTGGAAGTGGATACCCACGAGGGCGCAGACCTGGGCCGCACCGTGTGCGACCTGTATGGCGTGACGGGAAAGCCCGCCAATGCCCGTGTGGCTGTCGGCGTGGATGACCCGACCTTTTTCAGTCGGCTGCTCGAGCGGCTCTCGCGTTTCTAGGAGGGCCGCTCGGGAATGGCCTTTCCACCGGCTGCCTCCTCGCCGCCCACATGCAGCGGCACCCGCCTGCCTTCCGGCAGCAGGTAGGCACACAGTACCTGTCCGGCCACGTCTGCAATCAGGTAGGGCACCGGATAGGCCGCGAGCCGGGTATCGCTCAGGCTGGGCGAAGCCGGGCCACGCGGATGGCTGTGGTACAGGGCCACCAGACTCAAGCCTTCTCCCTGCATGGCCCGCAGGGCTCGCAGCAGCTGTCCCGGGTCCGCCAGATACTCGCGTTCAGGGTCCGCGGCAATGTTGGCCAGCGGGTACAGGGTTTTCGCGTGGGCCACCCCGGTATCGACCCTGCCGCCCAGAGCTCCCACGCATTCGTGCGGCCACGCCTGACGCGCCTGGGCCCACAGGGCGTCGGCCAGAGCGGCGGGCAGGTTCAAAGCCAGCATAGGTGCACGCTCAGTATGCCGCGCCCGGCCCGGCGAACGTGAGAAACCTCGTGCTGGCCGATGCGCGGCGGCCAATAAGGTACACTGCGCCCCATGGCGAAGGCTCGTACAAAAGCGGCTCCTCCGGTAAATAGATTTGATGGAGAAGCGCTGGGCCTGGTGCTGTTTGCGCTGGGTATTTTTCTAGGAGTAACGCTGCTGCTGCCTCAGGGTGAGGCAGGCGGGTTCATGACGCAGGCCAACCAGATGCTGACCGGTCAACTGGGCTGGGCAGCGTTTCTGCTGCCGGTCGTGCCGGTGGCGTTTGGCGTGCTGGTGTTTCTGGGCCGGGATCTGCGCAATCTGACCCGGCGGGTTCTGGGCGGTGCGGTGGTGGTGTTCTCCCTGCTGGCGCTGCATGAACTGGCGCAGCCGGGTGCAGCGGGTCAGCTGGCTGCCCAGGCGATGGCCCCGCTGTTCCGCGCCCTGAGCTACGCGGCGGCGCTGCTGCCGCTGGCGACCCTCACGCTGGGTCTGGAAGTCATGCTGCGCATGACGCCTCTGAGTATGCTCAAGGGCTTTTTCCGCGCGGTCAGTGTGCTGCTGGGCGGCGCGAGCGCCAATGTGCAGGGCGCCATCGAATCCCGTCAGGAAGGCCGCGAGTCGGCACGCGCGCGTGGCGGGGTACGTCAGGGACTCGCGGCATATGCCCGGGACCTGGAGGCCCTGCGCCGTCACTATCCGCTGGCCCGCGAACTGCGCGACCAGGCCCAGGAGGTCAAGGCCGCGCAGCGGGACCTGCGCACCCTGGACGAGGCCGGACTGAAAAATCTGGAACGCGATCTGGCCGGCTGGCGTGAGGTCACCACGACCTTCGTGGGCAATGCGGCCCGCGACCTGCGCGAACAGGTCAGCGCTGAGGCCCCCGACGCCGGTGCCGACGCGGAAGCGGTCGCCAACGAGTTACGGGCCGGACGACACGAGCTGAGCGTCGAACTGCCCAGCACCATGGCCAGTGCCGCTCTGGAACGCCTACGCCGCTCGATGGTGCTGGATATCCAGAGGCTCGCGCAGCGCGCAGGCAAGCTGGAACGCGAGCGCAAGGCGGCCGAAAAGGCTTTACAGAACCCCGATATTGCCATCCTGATCCGGGAGGATCCAGCCCACCGCGACCGTGTCCGGGCGTGGCAGGAACTGGCGGAGGACTTCACCAGCTGGCGCTCGCGTGCCCAGGATTATCCCGGCTGGCCGGACCTCAGCGCGGCCTTTGACCGCGCCCCTACCGAGGTGGCCGCCCAGCTGGCAGAGGCCATCGCGGCTGACCCGGACGGCACCCTGTCACAGCCGGAAGAATGGCGCGCCCGGCTGGCACGCGCGCAGGACGAGGCACGTCGGCGCGCCGAGGCCATGATTTCGCAGCCAAGCGTGGCCGCTTCGGTGCCCGCGCCGCCCACCCTGGACTTTGATTTCAGCGACCCCACAGGTTCGGAACTGGCCACAGCCATGCCGGTGTCCGAGGCCGCCCTGCCCGGGGTGGCCGCCATGGCAGCTGTGCCGCTGGCTCCCTGGACCCCACCAGCCCAGACCCGCACCGCCGTCACCGAGCCGTCCACCGGCTTTGATCCGTTCGCCGACCTGGACGAGGACGAGGACCTGCCATTCGGGCCGTCGGGCTCTCCTCCACCCCGCCCACAGGCTGCTCCCCATCTGGCCGTAGAGGCCCTGACCCGCACCGCGCAGCTCAGCAATGTGCAGCCCAGCGTTACAGAGGCCGACACGACGGGCGCGGCAGTACAGCGCGCGCCAGCCCATGGCCCGGCCACCAGCGACGCTCCCTGGGCCAGCACCGAGCCCGAGTCGCGCGCCAGGGTCGGCGCCATAGACCTGGCCCTGCCGGGATATTCCCTGCTCGACCCCGTGCCGGCCGCCGCCCTGAACACCGCACAGCTTGATAGCTCTGCGCGGCAGCGGGCGGGGCTGATCGACGAGACCCTGCGGCACTTCAACCTGCAGGCGCGGGTGGTGGACTTTGCCCGGGGACCGACCGTGACCCGCTATGAGATCGAGCCGGCCCCCGGCGAGAAAATCAGCCGTATTTCCGGGCTCAGCAACGATCTGGCACGCGCCCTGGCCGTCGGGGGCGTGCGCGTGGAGGCCCCGGTGCCGGGCAAGAGCGTGATCGGCCTGGAAGTGCCGAATGCCGAGCGCGAGCCGGTCACCTTTCACCAGGCAGCCGCAGCGCCCAGTTTCCGCGCCACCCGGGCCAAGCTGCCGATCATTCTGGGCAAGAGCATCGACGGAGAACTGATGGTGGGCGATCTGGCCAAGATGCCCCACCTGCTGGTGGCCGGCAGCACCGGCAGCGGCAAGTCGGTGTGTGTCAACACGCTGATCACCTCACTGCTGTTCAAGTACCTGCCCACCGAACTGCGCTTCCTGATGATCGACCCGAAAATGGTGGAGCTGACGCCATATGACGGAATTCCGCACCTGGTGCGCAGTGTCGTGACCAATCCGGTGGATGCGGCAGGCGTGCTGCTGGGCGCTGTGGCCCACATGGAACGGCGCTACAAGATGATGTCGCAGGTGGGTGCCAAGAACCTGGAGCAATTTAACGCCAAGATGCGCCAGACCGGCGAAACCGAGTTGCCGCATCTGGTGATCATCATTGACGAGTTGGCTGACCTGATGATCACCTCTCCCAAGGAGGTGGAGTCGGCCATCATGCGTCTGGCCCAGATGGCGCGCGCTACCGGCATGCATCTGGTCCTGGCCACCCAGCGGCCCAGTGTGGATATTCTGACCAGCCTGATCAAGGTCAACGTGCCGGCGCGCATTGCGTTCGCGGTGAGCAGCAGCCACGACTCACGGACCATTCTCGACACCATGGGGGCCGAACGGCTGACCGGCATGGGCGACATGCTGTTCTATCAGCCTGGACTGATCAAACCGGTCCGTTTGCAGGGACCATACATCTCTGAGGTGGAATCGGCCCGCATCACCGATGAGCTGCGGCGCCAGGTCTTTGAAGATGCGTTCGTCGAGGCGTACGGGTCGGACTTCGAGGGCGGCATCGAGGCCAGCGGGCCCACCGCCGACAAGACCAACATGGATTTCAGCGATCCACTGCTGCGACAGGCAGCCCAGATCTGTATCGAGGAAGGCCAGGGCAGTGTTTCCAGGCTGCAGCGGCGTCTCAGTGTGGGACATGCCCGCGCCGGCAAGCTGATGGACATGCTGGAGGCCATGGGCATCGTGAGCAAACATCAGGGCAGCAAGCCCCGCGACATCCTGGTTGCGGAAGCCGACCTCGCAGAGTACTTCGGGCGGTAGCATCCAGCACCGTCGGACCTGTCTTAAAATGAGTATCGAATGAGTTACCCCCTAACTTAGGGGGGCTTTTTATTTAGCAGATCTGTCTGAAATCTGGTTGATGTTGCAATTCCACGGACCATAGGCAAGATTAAGGACCGGCATTTCAATTCAGTCTTTACACGAGGTGAGTTCATGAAAAAGCAAACTAGCCTAATTACTCTTGGTCTGATGCTCGTCACGCCTGCCCTGGCCGGCGGTGGCGGTGCACCAGCGACCAAGGCCGCTGCGCCCGCGTGCCGCAGCATTGCCCAGATTGTCATGACGGACCCGAACTTCAGCACCCTGGCCACCGCTGTCGAAGCTGCTGGTCTGTCCCAGACGCTGATGGGCGGTCAGTTCACTGTGTTCGCGCCAACCAACGCCGCGTTCGCGAAGTTGCCCAGTGACCGACTGGCTGCCGTTCTGAACGACCCCGAGATGCTGCGCAGTGTCCTGACCTACCACGTTGTGGCAGGCAAGGTCACCGCCAAGCAGGTCATGGGCATGAAAGCCGGCAAAACGGTTCAGGGCGCCAACGTCAGCATCATGACCAGCGGCAACCGTGTGATGGTTGGTGGCGCCACCGTCACTCGCGCTGATGTCATGGCCTGCAACGGCATCATCCACGTGATCGACACCGTGCTGATGCCTCCCATGGCCGCTGCTCCTGCTGCAGCTCCTGTCACCGCTGCGCCTGCGACCACCACTACGACGACCACGACCGTGACGACCACGGCTCCGATGGCGTTTGATATCACCAAGATTCCCGCCACGCCTCTGAGTGGCGCAACCGTCAGCACCACCGGAACGGCCACGACGGCCACCACGACCACCGAGACCGCCACGACGGAAACCACGACCACCGAGACCGCCACGACGGAAACCACCACGGAAACGACCGAAACCACTGAAACGGCCGTGGCCGGTGACACCCTGTATGACGTGATCGTCTCTGACGACCGCTTCAGCACTCTGCGCGACCTGCTCAGCGACGCTGAACTGACCGAGATGCTGACCAGTGGTGAGTTCACCATCTTCGCTCCGACCAACGAAGCGTTTGAGGCTCTGGATCAGGATCAGCTGGCCCTGATCGCCAGCAACCCCGAAACCCTGCGCCTGGTGCTGCAGTACCACGTGGTCCAGGGCCGCGTGACCGCTGAGCAGCTCTCCGGCAACCAGGCACTGACCACCGTGCAGGGCGCCACCCTGACCCCCGCTCAGGGCGTCAGCGGTCAGCCTCTGACCGCCAGCAACGGCACCATCTACGTGGTTAACCGCGTGTTCCTGCCCCAGGGCCTGGTTATCCCCACGGCACCGGCTGGCGAGGCGACCACGGCCACCACGACCACCGCGACGACGACCACTACTACCACTCCAGCTGCCCCCGCCACCACGGCCACGGCGCCTGCGACGACCACGGCCACCACGTCGACCATCACCTTCACCACCAGCACCCAGCCCATTTTCGCGAGCCTGGTGGCCAACCCGCTGTACACCACCCTGGTTGACCTGCTGCGTGCCGCCGGCCTCGAGCAGATGCTGAGCAGCGGTGACTACACCATCCTGGCACCCACCAACGAGGCGTTCGGCCGTATTCCTGCTGCTGACCTGACGGCGCTGCGGGCCAACCCCACCCGCCTGCGTCAGGTGCTGATGGGCCACATCATCCCCAGCCGCGTGACCGGCACGGCCATGGGCACCGTCACTGAGCTCAGGACCTCCGGAGGCGCGA is part of the Deinococcus malanensis genome and harbors:
- the lepB gene encoding signal peptidase I, producing the protein MPVPPPSSSRARHGFGHELRAAWRTWIVGALLPVYLLTTFVGTLARVDGESMQRTLQHGDLLVLLKYPRWLQAWGVPTPYPKRGDVLIFKGPADSPYSYETRWGIRYRPYNIKRVMGLPGDTVAIEDSRLVVNGRVAPDPHGSEGFMNDQPPVTVPPGKVWVLGDNRQLGASLDSRAYGLVHLRDSAGPANLRLWPRPSLVGPDASGN
- a CDS encoding FKBP-type peptidyl-prolyl cis-trans isomerase — protein: MTAEGLIVDKYHEGTGPAAQAGKMVRVHYTGTLENGQKFDSSRDRGEPIEFPLGVGYVIPGWDQGIAQLRVGDKARLTVPAHLGYGAAGVPGVIPGGATLIFDVELVDVR
- a CDS encoding nucleoside hydrolase, with amino-acid sequence MTKTPLHVILDGDPGLDDAVAWLLALASPELKVLGVTTVHGNVDLSLTTRNAGVTLALGKSTDVPVYAGADRPLIRELMGAAAVHGDTGLPANGLPDPYREPEAEHAVNYLIRAAREQPGEVTLIATGPLTNVALAFRMEPALPQLLREVMWMGGSTAHGNRTPAAEFNVLADPHAADVVFRSGAALRMVGLNVTMQCVATPDRVEALRQLGTPVGLACAEMLTFYAAAYRRRYNLSGGALHDPLAVAAVLWPDLLTWQAMHVEVDTHEGADLGRTVCDLYGVTGKPANARVAVGVDDPTFFSRLLERLSRF
- a CDS encoding M67 family metallopeptidase — encoded protein: MLALNLPAALADALWAQARQAWPHECVGALGGRVDTGVAHAKTLYPLANIAADPEREYLADPGQLLRALRAMQGEGLSLVALYHSHPRGPASPSLSDTRLAAYPVPYLIADVAGQVLCAYLLPEGRRVPLHVGGEEAAGGKAIPERPS
- a CDS encoding DNA translocase FtsK; the protein is MAKARTKAAPPVNRFDGEALGLVLFALGIFLGVTLLLPQGEAGGFMTQANQMLTGQLGWAAFLLPVVPVAFGVLVFLGRDLRNLTRRVLGGAVVVFSLLALHELAQPGAAGQLAAQAMAPLFRALSYAAALLPLATLTLGLEVMLRMTPLSMLKGFFRAVSVLLGGASANVQGAIESRQEGRESARARGGVRQGLAAYARDLEALRRHYPLARELRDQAQEVKAAQRDLRTLDEAGLKNLERDLAGWREVTTTFVGNAARDLREQVSAEAPDAGADAEAVANELRAGRHELSVELPSTMASAALERLRRSMVLDIQRLAQRAGKLERERKAAEKALQNPDIAILIREDPAHRDRVRAWQELAEDFTSWRSRAQDYPGWPDLSAAFDRAPTEVAAQLAEAIAADPDGTLSQPEEWRARLARAQDEARRRAEAMISQPSVAASVPAPPTLDFDFSDPTGSELATAMPVSEAALPGVAAMAAVPLAPWTPPAQTRTAVTEPSTGFDPFADLDEDEDLPFGPSGSPPPRPQAAPHLAVEALTRTAQLSNVQPSVTEADTTGAAVQRAPAHGPATSDAPWASTEPESRARVGAIDLALPGYSLLDPVPAAALNTAQLDSSARQRAGLIDETLRHFNLQARVVDFARGPTVTRYEIEPAPGEKISRISGLSNDLARALAVGGVRVEAPVPGKSVIGLEVPNAEREPVTFHQAAAAPSFRATRAKLPIILGKSIDGELMVGDLAKMPHLLVAGSTGSGKSVCVNTLITSLLFKYLPTELRFLMIDPKMVELTPYDGIPHLVRSVVTNPVDAAGVLLGAVAHMERRYKMMSQVGAKNLEQFNAKMRQTGETELPHLVIIIDELADLMITSPKEVESAIMRLAQMARATGMHLVLATQRPSVDILTSLIKVNVPARIAFAVSSSHDSRTILDTMGAERLTGMGDMLFYQPGLIKPVRLQGPYISEVESARITDELRRQVFEDAFVEAYGSDFEGGIEASGPTADKTNMDFSDPLLRQAAQICIEEGQGSVSRLQRRLSVGHARAGKLMDMLEAMGIVSKHQGSKPRDILVAEADLAEYFGR
- a CDS encoding fasciclin domain-containing protein, with translation MLVTPALAGGGGAPATKAAAPACRSIAQIVMTDPNFSTLATAVEAAGLSQTLMGGQFTVFAPTNAAFAKLPSDRLAAVLNDPEMLRSVLTYHVVAGKVTAKQVMGMKAGKTVQGANVSIMTSGNRVMVGGATVTRADVMACNGIIHVIDTVLMPPMAAAPAAAPVTAAPATTTTTTTTVTTTAPMAFDITKIPATPLSGATVSTTGTATTATTTTETATTETTTTETATTETTTETTETTETAVAGDTLYDVIVSDDRFSTLRDLLSDAELTEMLTSGEFTIFAPTNEAFEALDQDQLALIASNPETLRLVLQYHVVQGRVTAEQLSGNQALTTVQGATLTPAQGVSGQPLTASNGTIYVVNRVFLPQGLVIPTAPAGEATTATTTTATTTTTTTPAAPATTATAPATTTATTSTITFTTSTQPIFASLVANPLYTTLVDLLRAAGLEQMLSSGDYTILAPTNEAFGRIPAADLTALRANPTRLRQVLMGHIIPSRVTGTAMGTVTELRTSGGATLTVQRGGTPAVTRIGDATLLMTGAIETSNGPIYSIDTVLMPR